A genome region from Arachis duranensis cultivar V14167 chromosome 6, aradu.V14167.gnm2.J7QH, whole genome shotgun sequence includes the following:
- the LOC107493845 gene encoding uncharacterized protein LOC107493845, with amino-acid sequence MVKAYLRYEPAASFGVIASVESNIAYDSSGKHLLSPALEKVGVWHVRPGICTKTLTPSPASRVSSLAVTSIAPAPSSSQVAVGYADGSIRIWDSDAGTCETTLSGHKGAVTALLYNKAASVLASGSKDNDIILWDVVGETGMFRLRGHRDQVTDVVFVGSGKKLVSSSKDKFLRVWDLDSEYCIQIVGGHHGEIWSIDVDPEERYLVTGSADKVLRFYSIKHESVDGQSVNADSAVVGDGGSSVQNKWEVLRQFGEIQRQSKERVATVQFSKAGKLLACQVAGKTVEIYRVLDEAEAKKKARRRVHRRKEKKHAKEALGGTENGEVNKGVKGDITSETQGLIETSNPAVTVPDVFKLLHTLRASKKICSISFCPVTPKNSLASLALSLNNNLLEFYSIESSEATKTLAIELQGHRSDVRSVTLSSDNSLLMSTSHNAVKIWNPSTGSCLRTIDSGYGLCSLILPSNKYGLVGTKDGTIEIIDIGSGTRLEAVEAHGASVRSIALLPDKNGFVTGSADHDVKFWEYQLKQSPGQATKQLSVSNVSTMKMNDDVLVVAISPDSKYIAVALLDSTVKVHFADTFKFFLSLYGHKLPVLCMDISSDGDLIVTGSADKNLKIWGLDFGDCHKSIFAHADSVMAVQFVPKTHYVFSVGKDRLIKYWDADKFELLLTLEGHHADVWCLAISNRGDFVVTGSHDRSIRRWDRTEEQFFIEEEKEKRLEEMFEADLDNGFENKYAPKEEVPEEGAVALAGKKTQETLTASDLIIERLDIAEAEKKRIAEHEEEKNNKNAAAFQANPLMNGLSPSDYVLSAFSDIHSNDLEQTLLALPFSDALKLLSYLKDWTSYSDKVELICRIGTLLLQTHYNQLLTTPAARPILTAFSDIFYEHVKGWKDIFGFNLAAMDHIQQILATRSDAIFRDARSKLLEIHAKQSKHVAESYDTGEGKRRKK; translated from the exons ATGGTGAAGGCCTACCTCCGTTACGAGCCGGCGGCATCGTTCGGCGTCATCGCCTCCGTCGAGTCCAACATAGCCTATGACAGCTCCGGCAAGCACCTCCTCTCTCCGGCGCTCGAGAAGGTCGGCGTCTGGCACGTCCGTCCAGGCATCTGCACCAAAACCCTAACCCCTTCCCCTGCCTCTCGAGTTTCCTCCCTCGCCGTCACCTCCATCGCCCCTGCCCCTTCTTCCTCCCAG GTAGCGGTTGGTTATGCTGATGGTAGCATAAGGATTTGGGACTCTGATGCGGGAACTTGTGAGACCACGCTGAGTGGGCACAAGGGAGCCGTCACTGCTCTTCTTTACAACAAGGCTGCTTCGGTGCTTGCTTCCGGGAGCAAGGACAATGATATCATTTTGTGGGATGTTGTTGGTGAGACCGGCATGTTTCGCCTCCGCGGGCATCGTGACCAG GTGACTGATGTAGTATTTGTGGGGTCTGGGAAAAAGCTAGTTAGTTCCTCGAAAGACAAGTTCTTGAGAGTGTGGGATCTAGATAGCGAGTATTGTATACAAATTGTTGGTGGTCATCATGGTGAAATTTGGTCTATAGATGTTGATCCTGAGGAAAGGTATCTGGTCACTGGTTCTGCAGACAAGGTGCTCCGGTTTTATTCAATCAAGCATGAGTCTGTGGATGGACAATCTGTAAATGCGGACAGTGCAGTGGTTGGTGATGGAGGCTCTTCTGTTCAAAACAAATGGGAAGTTTTGAGGCAGTTTGGCGAGATTCAGCGGCAAAGCAAGGAGAGAGTGGCAACTGTGCAGTTCAGTAAGGCAGGGAAACTGCTAGCTTGTCAGGTTGCAGGAAAGACAGTTGAGATATACCGTGTTCTGGATGAGGCTGAGGCGAAGAAGAAGGCAAGACGTCGGGTTCACCGCAGGAAAGAGAAGAAACATGCCAAAGAGGCTTTGGGGGGAACTGAAAATGGAGAAGTGAATAAAGGGGTTAAAGGAGATATAACTTCCGAGACTCAAGGGCTCATAGAAACAAGTAACCCTGCAGTTACTGTGCCTGATGTTTTTAAGCTACTCCATACCCTTAGAGCTAGCAAAAAGATATGCTCCATATCTTTTTGTCCAGTCACTCCTAAGAATTCACTGGCTAGTTTAGCATTGTCCTTGAACAATAATCTACTTGAGTTTTACTCCATTGAAAGCAGTGAAGCAACAAAAACACTTGCTATTGAGCTACAAGGACACCGTTCTGATGTTAGAAGTGTCACACTTAGTTCGGACAACAGTCTTTTGATGTCAACTAGTCACAATGCAGTTAAGATTTGGAACCCTAGCACTGGGTCATGCCTAAGGACAATCGATTCTGGGTATGGACTGTGCAGTTTAATTCTGCCCTCTAACAAGTATGGGCTTGTTGGAACTAAAGATGGAACCATAGAAATTATTGACATTGGAAGTGGCACTCGTTTAGAAGCAGTGGAAGCTCATGGTGCTTCTGTCCGTTCAATTGCTCTCCTGCCAGATAAAAATGGTTTTGTCACAGGAAGTGCTGATCATGACGTTAAGTTTTGGGAGTACCAGTTGAAGCAAAGCCCCGGTCAA gcTACTAAGCAACTTAGTGTGTCAAACGTCAGTACAATGAAGATGAATGATGATGTTCTTGTGGTTGCAATAAGTCCCGATTCTAAATATATTGCTGTGGCGCTGTTAGATAGTACTGTGAAG gtTCACTTTGCAGACACGTTCAAATTCTTCCTTTCATTATATGGCCATAAGCTGCCTGTTCTTTGTATGGATATCTCATCAGATGGAGATTTAATTGTGACTGGATCAGCAGACAAAAATTTGAAGATTTGGGGTCTGGATTTTGGTGATTGTCATAAATCTATTTTTGCGCATGCTGACAG TGTTATGGCAGTGCAATTTGTTCCCAAGACACACTATGTGTTTAGTGTTGGGAAAGATCGGCTGATAAAATATTGGGATGCTGATAAATTTGAATTGCTGTTGACTCTCGAAGGACATCATGCAGATGTCTGGTGTCTTGCAATAAGTAATCGTGGTGATTTCGTGGTCACTGGATCTCATGACCGATCAATCCGCCGATGGGATCGTACAGAAGAGCAGTTTTTCATTGAG GAAGAAAAGGAGAAAAGGTTGGAGGAAATGTTTGAGGCTGATCTTGACAATGGTTTTGAAAACAAGTATGCACCAAAGGAAGAAGTACCGGAGGAGGGTGCTGTGGCTTTAGCTGGGAAAAAAACCCAGGAGACCCTTACTGCCAGTGACTTGATTATCGAGAGATTAGACATAGCAGAAGCTGAGAAAAAGCGTATTGCAGAACATGAG GaggagaaaaataataaaaatgctgCTGCATTCCAAGCAAATCCGCTTATGAATGGGCTTTCCCCTTCTGATTATGTTCTTAGTGCATTCTCAGATATTCACTCCAATGATCTTGAGCAAACATTATTG GCTTTACCCTTTTCTGATGCTTTGAAACTTCTGTCATACTTGAAGGATTGGACTTCATATTCAGATAAG GTCGAGCTTATTTGCCGGATAGGAACACTACTGTTGCAGACACATTATAATCAGCTGCTTACTACACCGGCTGCTAGACCTATTTTGACTGCTTTCAGCGACATTTTTTATGAACATGTCAAG GGATGGAAAGATATCTTTGGTTTTAACCTTGCAGCGATGGATCATATCCAG CAAATTCTGGCTACGAGATCAGATGCTATTTTCCGTGATGCAAGATCTAAACTACTAGAGATACATGCTAAACAATCGAAACATGTAGCAGAAAGTTACGACACTGGAGAagggaagaggaggaagaagtaG